One part of the Georgfuchsia toluolica genome encodes these proteins:
- a CDS encoding 2Fe-2S iron-sulfur cluster-binding protein, with protein MSVTLEDGRCFAADDGDTLLAGALRAGIGFPHECSAGSCGACRFDLLDGNIVDRWPEAPGLSARDRARGKRLACQSVLNGDCKIRVRTSSEYIPIHTPKRQQMVLESVNALNFDTREFSFRGTQPAEFLPGQYALLTLPEIIRPRPYSMSNLPNEEGLWQFIIRRVPDGLATNALFDILTPGDAITIDGPYGSAWLREDSPREIVCIAGGSGLGPMLSIARGALRSTKPVPIHFYYGARTAEDICGRTELEEMSSADGTTMKYRVALSNPTAKWSGQTGFIHELVENEIGPKLANCEFYFAGPPAMVNAVQEMLMVRHQVPFTQLHYDRFF; from the coding sequence ATGAGTGTGACTCTTGAAGATGGTCGTTGCTTTGCCGCCGACGACGGCGATACCCTACTGGCGGGGGCACTTCGAGCGGGAATAGGATTTCCCCACGAATGTAGCGCCGGCAGCTGTGGTGCCTGCCGGTTCGATCTACTGGACGGGAACATCGTCGATCGGTGGCCAGAGGCGCCGGGGCTATCGGCACGAGACCGAGCGCGCGGTAAACGGCTCGCATGCCAGTCTGTTCTCAATGGGGATTGCAAGATCCGGGTGCGGACGTCATCGGAATATATACCGATACACACGCCGAAACGCCAGCAAATGGTGCTTGAAAGCGTAAATGCCCTCAATTTTGATACGCGTGAATTTAGCTTTCGTGGAACACAGCCAGCCGAGTTTTTGCCAGGTCAGTACGCATTACTGACGTTACCTGAGATCATCCGCCCGCGTCCATACTCCATGAGCAATCTGCCGAATGAGGAAGGCCTGTGGCAATTCATTATAAGGCGGGTACCCGACGGACTGGCAACGAATGCCCTGTTCGACATTCTGACACCTGGTGATGCGATCACGATTGATGGGCCATATGGGTCTGCATGGCTGCGTGAAGATAGCCCCAGAGAAATTGTCTGCATTGCTGGCGGCTCGGGTTTAGGTCCGATGCTATCCATCGCACGGGGCGCACTCCGTTCCACTAAACCCGTACCGATCCATTTCTATTACGGTGCCCGAACTGCTGAAGATATTTGCGGAAGAACCGAACTCGAAGAAATGTCCAGTGCAGATGGAACAACGATGAAGTATCGTGTCGCATTGTCCAACCCCACGGCCAAGTGGTCCGGCCAAACTGGCTTCATACACGAACTTGTTGAAAACGAGATCGGACCAAAATTGGCAAACTGCGAATTTTATTTTGCAGGCCCTCCAGCTATGGTTAACGCAGTACAAGAAATGCTGATGGTCAGGCATCAAGTCCCATTTACTCAATTGCACTATGACCGATTCTTTTGA
- a CDS encoding aromatic/alkene monooxygenase hydroxylase subunit beta, whose translation MNQPERLKPLKTWSHLAGQRRKPSEYEIVSTNLHFSTDNPDAPFELDPNFSLARWFKENRNASPLKHPNWNSFRDPDEVVYRTYNLLQDGQETYVYGLFDQFSERGHDAMLDTAWAKQLARLYAPARYAMHAIQMQSAYISQMAPASTISNCATYQTADSLRWLTHTAYRTRELANTFPDLEFGTAERHSWEEDPAWQGFRELLEKSLVAWDWAESFVSLNLIVKPAFEECVIRGLEDAARHNGDTLLGMLNDAQMQDALRHRRWATALTKFALLESGNDKVVSGWIKKWMPLAEAAIESYTKHLSDAPETAKRARTILAELHAALGLQI comes from the coding sequence ATGAATCAACCTGAACGACTCAAACCACTCAAGACCTGGAGTCACTTGGCTGGGCAACGCCGCAAGCCGAGTGAGTACGAAATTGTTTCCACCAACCTGCATTTCAGCACCGACAATCCAGATGCTCCATTCGAACTTGATCCAAATTTCTCCTTGGCAAGATGGTTCAAGGAAAATCGTAACGCAAGCCCTCTAAAGCATCCGAACTGGAACTCTTTTCGCGATCCGGACGAAGTCGTCTATCGGACTTACAACTTGCTACAGGATGGCCAGGAAACATACGTCTACGGTCTATTTGACCAGTTTTCCGAGCGCGGTCACGATGCGATGCTGGATACTGCTTGGGCAAAACAATTAGCCCGGCTGTATGCTCCAGCCCGCTACGCCATGCATGCCATCCAGATGCAATCAGCTTATATTTCTCAAATGGCACCGGCGTCTACAATATCCAACTGCGCAACCTACCAAACAGCAGACAGCCTGCGCTGGTTGACACATACCGCCTATCGAACCCGGGAACTCGCGAACACGTTTCCCGACCTGGAGTTTGGTACCGCCGAGCGTCATTCCTGGGAAGAAGACCCGGCATGGCAAGGTTTTCGGGAATTGTTGGAAAAATCCTTGGTGGCTTGGGATTGGGCAGAGAGCTTTGTTTCCCTAAACCTGATCGTCAAGCCGGCCTTTGAAGAATGTGTAATCCGGGGCCTTGAGGACGCAGCCAGACACAATGGAGACACCTTGCTCGGAATGCTCAACGATGCCCAGATGCAGGATGCACTGCGCCATCGTCGATGGGCAACAGCATTGACAAAATTTGCATTACTGGAATCAGGGAACGACAAAGTCGTCAGTGGATGGATTAAAAAGTGGATGCCTCTCGCTGAAGCAGCAATAGAGTCCTATACGAAGCATCTGAGCGATGCTCCGGAGACAGCAAAGCGCGCGCGAACTATATTGGCTGAACTGCACGCTGCTCTTGGTCTTCAAATTTGA
- a CDS encoding MmoB/DmpM family protein — translation MTTKSFADGYQNNRVGPVLRASDLTQGIIEAAQEDNPDKEIRVDDKIAYVRIDTDGELILRRETLERTLRRPFKMAELEVNLGSFAGRIETTSDYVRFYFEKNI, via the coding sequence ATGACGACCAAGAGTTTTGCTGATGGCTACCAGAATAACCGGGTTGGGCCTGTCCTCAGAGCCAGTGATTTGACTCAGGGAATTATTGAAGCAGCCCAGGAAGACAATCCTGACAAGGAAATCCGAGTGGACGACAAGATTGCCTATGTCCGCATAGACACCGATGGCGAACTTATCTTGCGGCGCGAAACACTGGAGCGAACTCTCAGACGCCCATTCAAGATGGCCGAACTAGAAGTGAACCTTGGCTCTTTTGCCGGACGCATCGAGACCACGTCCGACTATGTCCGCTTTTATTTTGAGAAAAATATATAA
- a CDS encoding Rieske 2Fe-2S domain-containing protein: MALQKICTLDELWEGEMASFDVNGQEILLVWPEGGAIKAYQGNCPHQDISLAEGRFDGKVIMCRAHQWTFDSSSGQGINPGDCQLAEYPVKLDGDDIYVDTEGVTPLFAHS; encoded by the coding sequence ATGGCATTGCAAAAGATATGCACATTGGACGAATTATGGGAAGGCGAGATGGCGTCATTTGACGTTAATGGACAGGAAATTTTGCTGGTTTGGCCTGAAGGGGGCGCCATTAAAGCCTACCAAGGAAATTGTCCACATCAAGACATATCTCTTGCCGAAGGGCGTTTCGATGGCAAGGTAATTATGTGTCGTGCTCACCAATGGACTTTCGATAGCAGCTCCGGTCAAGGCATCAACCCTGGTGACTGTCAACTTGCCGAATACCCCGTCAAACTGGATGGGGACGATATCTATGTGGATACCGAGGGCGTTACACCCTTGTTTGCCCACAGCTGA
- a CDS encoding toluene-4-monooxygenase system B family protein codes for MALFPIISNFQGDFVLQLVPVDTENTMSQVVAAAAHHSVGRRVAPQPGKLIRVRRQGGKDFFPQDQKLGETDIQPMECLEFIFTDPL; via the coding sequence ATGGCACTGTTTCCAATCATTTCAAATTTTCAGGGCGACTTCGTTCTCCAATTGGTTCCGGTCGATACGGAAAACACCATGAGTCAAGTCGTTGCAGCGGCAGCCCACCATTCCGTTGGCCGGCGCGTCGCACCGCAACCGGGCAAGTTGATTCGTGTGCGCCGGCAGGGTGGAAAAGACTTCTTCCCTCAAGACCAGAAACTCGGTGAGACAGATATTCAACCGATGGAATGTCTCGAATTCATTTTTACAGACCCCTTGTGA
- a CDS encoding toluene monooxygenase, which produces MALLDRSQWYDIARNTNWTPRYVKEDELFPNVMTGALGVERPKWEAYDEPYKTSYPEYVKIQRDKDAGVYSVKAALERTKLFEQADAGWLSTIKAHYGAIALGEYAAMSAEARMTRFGPAPGMRNMATFGMLDENRHAQLQLYFPHEHCSKDRQFDWAHKAYHSNEWAAIAARHTFDDLFLGRDAVSIAIMLTFAFETGFTNMQFLGLSADAAEVGDYTFSSLISSIQTDEARHAQIGGPALEILVANGQKEEAQKRVYVGIARALRLFAVLTGPAMDYYTPLSHRKQSFKEFMQEWIVVQFERSLIDLGLDLPWYWDTMIAELEFQHHAYHLGVWFWRPTVWWNPAAGMTPDDRDWLEEKYPGWNDTFGKCWDVIIDNVLKGNIAATMPETLPIVCNMSQLPICAVPGNGWNVKDYPLEYNGRSYHFNSEIDRWVFQQEPLRYRDHMSLVDRFLAGQIQPANLEGALKYMNLAPGESGDDAHNYAWAEAYRNKVYSRKAA; this is translated from the coding sequence ATGGCACTACTGGATCGCAGTCAATGGTATGACATTGCGCGCAATACCAACTGGACACCGCGTTATGTGAAGGAAGATGAGTTGTTCCCGAACGTGATGACCGGCGCCCTCGGCGTAGAGCGTCCGAAATGGGAAGCCTACGACGAGCCCTACAAAACATCTTATCCTGAGTACGTAAAGATTCAGCGCGACAAAGATGCTGGCGTTTATTCCGTCAAGGCGGCGTTGGAGCGAACTAAGTTGTTCGAGCAGGCCGATGCTGGCTGGCTATCGACGATCAAGGCTCACTATGGCGCCATTGCTCTCGGTGAATACGCCGCCATGAGTGCTGAGGCTCGTATGACTCGCTTTGGGCCAGCGCCAGGGATGCGCAATATGGCAACATTTGGGATGCTCGACGAAAACCGTCATGCCCAGTTGCAGCTCTATTTCCCCCATGAGCATTGTTCCAAGGACCGGCAGTTCGACTGGGCCCATAAGGCATACCATAGTAACGAGTGGGCTGCTATTGCCGCCCGCCATACCTTCGATGATCTGTTCCTGGGACGGGACGCCGTCAGTATTGCCATCATGCTGACATTTGCCTTCGAGACCGGGTTCACCAACATGCAGTTCCTCGGCCTCTCGGCCGACGCGGCCGAGGTAGGTGATTACACTTTTTCGAGTCTCATTTCGAGCATTCAAACTGATGAAGCGCGCCACGCCCAAATCGGCGGTCCGGCGTTGGAGATTCTGGTTGCCAATGGTCAAAAGGAAGAAGCCCAAAAACGTGTCTATGTTGGTATCGCACGGGCTTTGCGGCTATTCGCTGTGTTGACTGGACCTGCGATGGATTACTACACGCCGCTGAGCCATCGCAAACAATCCTTTAAAGAGTTCATGCAGGAGTGGATCGTCGTTCAGTTCGAGCGCTCCTTGATCGACCTCGGCCTTGACCTTCCCTGGTATTGGGACACGATGATTGCCGAGCTTGAGTTCCAGCATCACGCCTATCACTTGGGCGTGTGGTTTTGGCGGCCAACGGTATGGTGGAATCCGGCCGCCGGCATGACACCCGATGATCGCGATTGGCTTGAGGAAAAATATCCGGGCTGGAACGATACCTTTGGCAAGTGTTGGGACGTAATCATCGATAACGTGCTCAAAGGCAACATTGCCGCAACCATGCCGGAAACACTGCCCATCGTATGCAATATGAGTCAGCTGCCAATTTGCGCGGTGCCCGGTAACGGCTGGAACGTTAAAGATTACCCGCTGGAATACAACGGTCGCTCCTATCACTTCAATTCGGAAATCGATCGCTGGGTATTCCAGCAGGAGCCATTGCGCTATCGCGATCACATGAGCCTGGTCGATCGGTTTTTGGCAGGACAAATACAACCGGCGAATCTAGAGGGGGCTCTGAAGTACATGAATCTCGCCCCTGGCGAAAGCGGCGATGACGCACACAACTACGCATGGGCAGAGGCTTACCGCAACAAAGTTTACTCCCGTAAAGCCGCTTGA
- a CDS encoding sigma-54-dependent Fis family transcriptional regulator — translation MTDRGYPYPQDTDLRKLVRFSAEDGAIWLAEDRMLLLHAAALGGLRKELINSIGIDQARRILTRTGFASGIRDAELAKKIRGLHNAVDAFVVGPQLHMLEGNVRVTPVKIDMDIPAGRFFGEFRWENSWEAEAHLKEFGPQADPACWMLIGYASGYATAFMGRFVLFKEMVCVACGSPDCRIVGKPVEEWPDAAQYTPYYESDSIVSRLLELRTEVDTLRSSLTEQYRVDNLIGESPAFRNAFELVAKAAKTNVSVLLSGETGVGKERFARALHQLSDRNQQPFVAINCAALPAELVESELFGVEKGAFTGANVSRAGKFERADGGTLFLDEIGDMPLPAQAKLLRALQEGEIERLGGDKVCKVNVRVVAATNADLQEAVKLGKFRSDLFYRLNVYPIHIPPLRDRPLDIPPLAMALLKKFSALHGKRISGLTDKALQVLKRYSWPGNIRELENMIERGVILATSDGQIQLETLFPTLDNLQAPEAGIATNGHIEEKGSPGTAQFCDAFFASGLSFESVEDMLLHESVSRSKGNLAQAARLLGITRPQLSYRLKRGEFSSTSEDL, via the coding sequence ATGACGGATCGCGGCTACCCTTATCCGCAGGACACAGACCTGCGAAAACTAGTCAGATTTTCTGCTGAAGACGGCGCCATCTGGCTGGCAGAGGATCGCATGCTGCTGCTGCATGCCGCAGCGCTAGGCGGTCTCCGCAAAGAACTCATCAATTCAATTGGAATTGACCAAGCGCGACGTATTCTGACTCGTACGGGCTTTGCCTCGGGAATCCGGGACGCAGAATTGGCGAAAAAAATCCGAGGTCTCCACAATGCGGTGGATGCCTTCGTGGTCGGGCCGCAGTTGCATATGCTGGAAGGCAATGTCCGGGTCACACCGGTTAAGATCGACATGGACATCCCGGCTGGACGCTTTTTTGGCGAATTTCGCTGGGAGAATTCTTGGGAAGCCGAAGCTCATCTCAAAGAATTCGGACCGCAGGCAGATCCTGCCTGTTGGATGCTCATCGGTTACGCCTCCGGCTATGCCACAGCTTTTATGGGGCGTTTTGTACTGTTCAAAGAGATGGTCTGTGTCGCCTGCGGATCACCTGACTGCCGGATTGTCGGCAAACCAGTGGAGGAGTGGCCCGACGCCGCCCAATACACACCCTACTATGAATCCGATTCCATCGTTTCACGCCTGCTTGAGTTGCGCACGGAAGTGGATACTCTCCGGTCATCGCTTACCGAGCAATATCGGGTCGACAATCTTATCGGCGAGTCTCCAGCATTCCGCAACGCCTTCGAGCTGGTCGCCAAAGCCGCAAAAACCAATGTTAGCGTCCTGTTAAGCGGTGAAACCGGAGTAGGCAAGGAGCGCTTCGCCCGCGCCCTGCATCAACTCAGTGACCGGAATCAGCAGCCTTTCGTCGCAATAAACTGTGCAGCATTGCCTGCCGAACTGGTTGAGTCCGAGCTATTCGGTGTTGAAAAAGGCGCATTTACTGGAGCAAATGTTTCCCGTGCAGGAAAATTTGAGCGTGCCGATGGAGGCACGTTGTTCCTCGATGAAATTGGCGATATGCCTCTGCCTGCCCAAGCCAAGTTGCTGCGCGCATTACAGGAGGGCGAAATAGAAAGGCTCGGCGGAGACAAAGTGTGCAAGGTCAATGTGCGTGTCGTTGCCGCAACCAATGCCGATTTGCAGGAAGCGGTAAAACTTGGGAAGTTTCGCTCCGACCTGTTCTACCGGCTCAATGTTTACCCAATACACATTCCTCCGTTACGCGATCGCCCCCTTGATATTCCACCACTCGCGATGGCCCTGCTGAAAAAGTTTTCCGCACTGCACGGTAAGCGAATATCCGGACTCACCGACAAGGCATTGCAGGTGCTCAAGCGTTACTCTTGGCCGGGCAACATTCGGGAACTTGAAAACATGATCGAGCGAGGGGTCATTTTGGCTACCTCCGATGGCCAAATCCAGCTTGAAACTCTGTTTCCAACCCTCGACAATCTACAGGCTCCAGAAGCAGGAATCGCCACAAACGGACACATTGAGGAAAAGGGGTCCCCCGGCACGGCCCAATTCTGTGATGCCTTCTTCGCCAGCGGCCTTTCATTTGAATCTGTCGAAGACATGTTGTTGCACGAATCAGTATCACGATCAAAAGGAAATCTTGCGCAGGCAGCCAGACTGCTGGGAATCACTCGGCCCCAGCTTAGCTACCGTTTAAAGCGTGGCGAATTCAGTTCAACAAGTGAGGATCTATAG
- a CDS encoding IS5 family transposase — translation MKQMTLAATRGFEKHNRATRKAEFLSRMDGLMPWAGFCALIEPYYPKVGNGRPPVGLERMLRMYCVANWFNLADEACEGALYDVAVFREFCRFDPGRERIPDATTLRNFRHLLEQHGRGAALFAKVGELLLASGMKLSGGTIVDATLIAAPPSVKNQDKSRDPEMHQTRKGNQWYFGMKLHIGTDSQSGRVHGASVTAANVHDSHEVPNLLHGEETRFHGDSACRGKAQRERLKDIAPKAKDFTNRRAHRNCPLTDADKETNCRKSSVRSRVEHPFPTLKRLRGFARVRYRGLAKNANRAFAMLAMLNVGKWGRPLTGEVRPA, via the coding sequence ATGAAGCAGATGACGCTGGCGGCGACACGAGGATTCGAGAAGCACAACCGGGCGACGCGCAAGGCGGAGTTTCTGTCGCGCATGGACGGATTGATGCCGTGGGCCGGGTTTTGTGCGCTGATTGAACCGTATTACCCGAAGGTCGGGAATGGTCGGCCGCCAGTCGGGCTGGAACGGATGCTGCGGATGTACTGCGTGGCCAACTGGTTCAACCTGGCGGACGAAGCCTGCGAAGGCGCGCTCTACGACGTGGCCGTGTTCCGGGAGTTCTGCCGGTTTGATCCGGGACGCGAACGGATACCGGATGCCACGACGCTGCGCAACTTCCGGCATCTGCTGGAACAGCACGGCCGGGGCGCGGCCCTGTTTGCCAAGGTCGGCGAATTGCTGCTGGCCAGCGGCATGAAACTGTCGGGGGGCACGATCGTCGATGCCACGCTGATCGCCGCACCGCCTTCCGTCAAGAACCAGGACAAGAGCCGTGATCCGGAGATGCACCAGACCAGGAAGGGCAACCAGTGGTACTTCGGCATGAAGCTTCACATTGGAACGGACAGCCAGAGCGGTCGGGTCCATGGCGCCAGCGTCACCGCCGCCAATGTCCATGACAGCCATGAAGTGCCGAACCTGCTGCATGGCGAGGAAACCCGCTTCCACGGTGACAGCGCCTGCCGGGGCAAGGCGCAGCGTGAACGACTCAAGGACATTGCGCCAAAGGCAAAGGACTTCACCAACAGACGTGCCCACAGGAACTGCCCGCTGACGGACGCCGACAAGGAGACCAACTGTCGCAAGTCCAGTGTGCGTTCCAGGGTCGAGCATCCGTTCCCGACCCTCAAGCGTCTCCGGGGCTTTGCCAGGGTGCGCTATCGCGGCCTGGCGAAGAACGCCAACCGGGCCTTCGCCATGCTGGCAATGCTCAACGTCGGCAAATGGGGACGACCTCTGACGGGAGAGGTGCGTCCAGCATGA
- a CDS encoding phenol hydroxylase subunit, giving the protein MAFDPKKKFVRITELRDDGFVEFDFAVGEPELFAEMILPSGGFDEFCAINGVVFLNEKSQLKVGTEDGTEDMEWRLRDAVHHRFK; this is encoded by the coding sequence ATGGCATTTGATCCAAAAAAAAAATTCGTGCGCATCACCGAGCTTCGCGATGATGGGTTTGTCGAATTTGATTTTGCCGTTGGAGAACCAGAACTCTTTGCCGAGATGATCCTTCCGTCCGGTGGGTTCGATGAATTCTGTGCCATCAACGGTGTTGTATTTCTTAACGAGAAATCTCAGTTAAAAGTTGGAACTGAGGATGGAACTGAGGACATGGAGTGGCGCTTGCGCGATGCCGTTCATCATCGTTTCAAGTAA
- a CDS encoding aromatic/alkene monooxygenase hydroxylase subunit beta, whose protein sequence is MQIDLRTVSIKPLRQTFDHVAARIGGDKPASRYQEGTICLQAEANFHYRPLWAPEYEIFDARRTKLKMRDWYAFKDPRQFYYGTYTITRARMQETAESDFDFVEERGLAANYPEAARKIALEVLLPLRHVAWGSNMNNSFCAAYGFGTAITQPCLYCAMDQLGIAQYLTRVGLLLDEPAALDVAKKAWMENWEWQGLRRSVEDMLVTQDWFELFVAQNLALDGLLYPLVYSHIDNALSAQAGPAVSMLIRFQAEWYAETAKWVDASIKTAVAESDENKVLVSEWVRIWRERAVEALTPIAMHALGSNAESVMSEIVEQFNARVLKLGLTL, encoded by the coding sequence ATGCAAATTGATCTTCGTACTGTCAGTATAAAGCCGCTGCGTCAGACCTTCGATCATGTCGCGGCACGAATTGGCGGCGATAAGCCGGCGTCACGCTACCAGGAGGGAACCATTTGTCTGCAGGCCGAGGCTAACTTTCACTATCGTCCATTATGGGCGCCTGAATACGAGATTTTCGACGCCCGCCGCACCAAACTGAAGATGCGCGACTGGTACGCTTTCAAGGATCCACGCCAGTTCTACTACGGCACCTACACCATAACCCGGGCGCGCATGCAGGAGACCGCAGAGTCGGACTTCGATTTCGTCGAGGAGCGGGGCTTGGCCGCAAACTACCCTGAGGCAGCGAGAAAGATCGCTCTTGAAGTGCTGCTGCCGCTACGCCACGTTGCCTGGGGCAGCAATATGAACAACAGTTTCTGCGCCGCCTACGGTTTCGGCACGGCAATTACCCAGCCCTGTCTCTATTGCGCCATGGATCAACTCGGCATTGCCCAATATCTGACTCGCGTTGGTTTGCTGCTCGACGAGCCGGCGGCCCTCGATGTCGCCAAGAAGGCCTGGATGGAAAACTGGGAGTGGCAAGGTCTGCGTCGCAGCGTCGAAGACATGCTGGTGACCCAGGATTGGTTCGAGCTTTTCGTCGCCCAGAACCTGGCGCTGGATGGGCTGCTTTATCCGCTGGTATACAGTCATATCGATAACGCACTGTCAGCCCAGGCTGGACCAGCAGTGTCAATGCTGATCCGCTTCCAGGCCGAATGGTATGCCGAGACCGCGAAATGGGTCGATGCCTCGATCAAGACCGCGGTCGCCGAGTCGGACGAGAACAAGGTGCTGGTTTCGGAGTGGGTCCGCATTTGGCGAGAGCGCGCCGTTGAGGCGCTGACGCCAATTGCCATGCATGCGCTGGGCAGCAATGCCGAATCGGTAATGAGCGAGATTGTCGAACAATTCAACGCCCGTGTCTTAAAACTCGGCCTGACCCTTTAA
- a CDS encoding MmoB/DmpM family protein, with protein MSNVFIAFQRNEETRGIIEAILEDNPTAIVNEQPAMVKIDVPGSMTIKRTTIEEKMGRSFELQEMQANLITLSGYVDETDDEFNLSWKN; from the coding sequence ATGTCTAATGTATTTATCGCTTTCCAAAGGAACGAGGAGACGCGCGGCATCATCGAGGCAATTCTCGAAGACAACCCGACCGCCATCGTTAACGAGCAACCAGCAATGGTGAAGATTGACGTACCCGGCAGCATGACCATCAAGCGAACCACCATCGAAGAGAAGATGGGACGTTCTTTTGAATTGCAGGAAATGCAGGCCAACCTGATCACGTTGTCCGGATACGTCGATGAAACCGACGATGAGTTCAATCTGAGCTGGAAAAACTGA